The Antedon mediterranea chromosome 11, ecAntMedi1.1, whole genome shotgun sequence genome window below encodes:
- the LOC140062053 gene encoding uncharacterized protein encodes MNKDVFKRRVQWKQAFLRNDLERIEQICITYPLVEAIDKYGNTPLHLYLRHRNQHTLDIVTCLLKHSASAATLQDKYGNTPLHLYLRHRNQHTLDIVTCLLKHGASAATLQNKDGKTPLHIYLNNSYHEPTLDIVTCLLNHNESAVTLQNKDGNTLLHIYLSYGYKPTLDIVTCLLKHNVSAVTLQNKDGNTPLHLYLHHRNKPTLDIVNCLLKHNASAATLQNKNGDTPLHLYLLFRHEPTSDILTRLLRHNTSVATLQNKNGNTLLHLYLRHRNKHTLDIVTCLLKHSASAATLQDKDGNTPLHLYLSNSYHEPTLDIVTCLLKHNASAATLQNKEGVTPVSVLENSTEIKNPKIQTDILNLFDKLLVPAEIYFKGKNAIKLYKDELKNGKISLVNSRCMFLGKEGAGKTSCVKAMVGKKFDSKEPSTNGIVTTTLFQARGNDSGKWRMMKDVDEAKLSKETREHALAKNVDKKLGKENNDNTLVAKAVKFLYKSLTIGKVDVSDITSIWDYAGQLDYYITHRFFLTNTVSYCVAFNVMDNLDEPANPRDPSTDSLGMTNLDMNLFWIRSIYEHTVSRHGPGNPIFIDGQNIESPPISLVATHMDKLSGSKSNKRIKAEKMFMQMFDAMKGMQYSEHVDREMYMVDNTVRSHEGIEKLKRNVGKYMKEMARKVPVKWVDLQERLQIIGKTRLTITLKEISKIGTECGISEDPLTHAIMYLNDTGIIMYSGTNKKLRHIVITNLHWMIQILTKVITVVKPTITAKQMRMLWGKLDNEGVLEEKLLRYLWRNEDEGLFDVFVELMKMFRLLFEKTKGIEKGNRIFLVPCRMKVDKEEKNLEVSKDDEQTVSVYLTPTDFLPDAVYHTLVVAFLEFMTEKGSDDSEVFRNRSDFKFSNHTVSLGSVKISNKKEKPYALKLEISRWTDILQPTAEGGDKETEFKFKPEPSVCMEVLTYLKKQLETTCTIYEGIGYNLRVLCTFCNPSNHHLIDLDKCLKNDLVSCGRKKAMNTAHIKRFFFIEPVSESESETVSVAEPVESEAESESKLETVPEAESMSMVFGGIGTNKEPVPKPESLPASDLESELKPVSAAKTELRPKPESVSKLESELKPVPAPKAEIKPESVPKLESELKPVPAAKPEPGSLQKRESELKPVPAPKPELKPKPESVPKLESELKPVPAPKPELKPRPESVPKLESELKLVPAPKSELKPKPESVPTQESELKPVPAPKPELKPKPVPKLESELKPVPAPKPELRLKPKSLPKPDPGSLQKRESELKPVPAPKPELKPKPESVPKPESELKPVPAPKPESKLESELKPVPAPKSELKPKPESVPTRESELKPVPAPKPELKPKPVPKLESELKSVPAPKPELRLKPKSVPKPELKPVPAPKPELKLKPKSVPKPELKPVPAPKPVPKRESRLKPVPALKPVPKRESGIKPVPAPKPNPESESVPNRESELLEPVPAPKPELESVSSRVFGELPKKKFQTMLVQVSNWYDEHCSLDMLKVFCKDLVTPYSDLQTADTTMKLFISLRRAGNLTVNNFKVLIDIINVTSTKGALEANKYLKNTFEESDHHVTTVTTYRQKLIDFGKILSQDNVRKLIHLNDVSRKQRDNQWTVILYLEERGILREDRLLSFIEHLKENKLDVAAENLENSI; translated from the exons taTGGAAACACCCCACTACATTTATATCTGCGTCATAGGAATCAACATACCTTAGATATAGTGACTTGTCTCTTGAAGCATAGTGCATCTGCGGCAACATTGCAAGATAAG tATGGAAACACCCCACTACATTTATATCTGCGTCATAGGAATCAACATACCTTAGATATAGTGACTTGTCTCTTGAAGCATGGTGCTTCTGcagcaacattgcaaaataag gaTGGAAAAACTCCACTACATATATATCTGAATAATAGTTACCATGAACCTACCTTAGATATAGTGACTTGTCTCTTAAACCATAATGAATCTGCAgtaacattgcaaaataag GATGGAAACACTCTACTACACATATATCTGAGTTATGGATATAAACCTACCTTAGATATAGTGACTTGTCTCTTAAAGCATAATGTATCCGCAgtaacattgcaaaataag gaTGGAAACACTCCACTACATTTATATCTGCATCATAGGAATAAACCTACCTTAGATATAGTGAATTGTCTCTTAAAGCATAATGCATCTGCAGCAACATTACAAAATAAG aaTGGAGACACTCCACTACATTTATATCTGCTATTTAGACATGAACCTACCTCAGATATATTGACTCGTCTCTTAAGGCATAATACATCTGTagcaacattgcaaaataag aATGGAAACACTCTACTACATTTATATCTGCGTCATAGGAATAAACATACCTTAGATATAGTGACTTGTCTCTTGAAGCATAGTGCATCTGCGGCAACATTGCAAGATAAG GATGGAAACACTCCACTACATTTATATCTGAGTAATAGTTACCATGAACCTACCTTAGATATAGTGACTTGTCTCTTAAAGCATAATGCATCTGcagcaacattgcaaaataag GAAGGAGTTACACCCGTGTCTGTTTTAGAAAATAGTACAGAGATAAAAAACCCAAAAATACAAACTGATATTTTAAACCTCTTTGACA AATTGTTAGTTCCAGCAGAAATATATTTTAAGGGTAAAAATGCTATCAAGCTATACAAAGATGAacttaaaaatggtaaaatctcACTTGTAAATTCAAGATGTATGTTTCTTGGGAAAGAAGGTGCTGGCAAGACTAGCTGTGTAAAGGCTATGGTTGGaaaaaa ATTTGATTCCAAAGAACCATCTACTAATGGTATTGTTACCACGACATTGTTTCAAGCAAGAGGGAATGATAGTGGGAAGTGGAGGATGATGAAAGATGTAGATG AAGCAAAGCTATCCAAGGAAACTCGTGAACATGCGTTAGCAAAAAATGTTGATAAGAAATTAGGGAAAG aAAACAATGATAACACTTTGGTGGCTAAAGCTGTGAAGTTTTTATATAAAAGTTTAACAATCGGGAAGGTAGATGTGAGTGACATAACTAGTATATGGGACTACGCCGGTCAACTAGACTACTACATAACACACAGG ttttttcttacaaatacagtatcttaCTGTGTTGCATTTAATGTGATGGACAATTTGGATGAACCAGCAAATCCACGAGATCCGTCAACA gaTTCACTAGGAATGACTAATTTGGACATGAATTTGTTCTGGATAAGGTCCATTTATGAACATACCGTATCACGTCATGGTCCAGGAAACCCCATTTTTATTGATGGACAGAACATAGAGTCACCTCCTATCAGCTTGGTTGCCACCCATATGGACAAATTGTCAGGGTCTAAATCAAACAAACGGATAAAG GCAGAGAAGATGTTCATGCAGATGTTTGATGCAATGAAAGGAATGCAATATTCTGAGCATGTAGATCGTGAAATGTACATGGTGGATAACACTGTAAGGTCACATGAAGGTATTGAAAAACTTAAGCGAAACGTTGGTAAATACATGAAGGAAATGGCCAGGAAAGTTCCAGTAAAGTGGGTTGATTTGCAGGAAAGGTTGCAAATAATTGGGAAAACAAGATTGACTATTACCTTAAAAGAG ATTTCTAAGATTGGTACTGAATGCGGAATTTCCGAAGATCCGCTTACCCATGCCATAATGTATCTGAATGACACTGGAATAATTATGTATTCCGGCACTAATAAGAAATTAAGACACATTGTGATAACAAATCTTCACTGGATGATTCAAATTCTTACAAAAGTTATTACAGTAGTTAAACCAACTATTACGGCG AAGCAAATGCGGATGCTATGGGGAAAGCTTGATAATGAGGGAGTTCTTGAGGAGAAGTTACTACGTTATTTGTGGAGAAACGAAGATGAAGGTCTCTTTGATGTCTTTGTAGAACTGATGAAAATGTTTCGTTTGCTTTTTGAGAAGACTAAG GGAATCGAAAAAGGTAACCGGATATTCCTAGTTCCTTGTCGAATGAAAGTTGACAAAGAGGAGAAGAATCTAGAAGTTTCAAAAGATGACGAGCAAACAGTGTCAGTTTACCTGACTCCGACAGATTTTCTTCCGGACGCTGTGTACCACACTTTGGTTGTTGCATTCCTTGAATTTATGACCGAAAAGGGTAGTGATGATTCAGAAGTGTTCCGGAATCGTAGTGACTTTAAATTTAGTAATCACACTGTCAGTTTAGGCTCTGTCAAAATCagcaataaaaaagaaaaaccataTGCTCTaaag CTGGAAATATCACGATGGACCGACATATTGCAGCCTACTGCAGAAGGCGGTGACAAAGAAACAGAGTTTAAATTTAAACCAGAACCGAGTGTCTGCATGGAG GTACTTACTTACTTGAAGAAGCAACTAGAAACTACCTGCACCATATACGAGGGCATTGGCTACAACCTACGTGTGTTATGCACTTTTTGTAACCCAAGTAATCATCACTTAATCGATCTTGACAAGTGTTTGAAAAATGATTTGGTTTCATGTGGAAGAAAGAAGGCTATGAATACTGCTCATATCaaacgatttttttttattg agCCAGTATCCGAGTCAGAATCAGAGACAGTGTCAGTTGCAGAGCCAGTAGAGTCAGAAGCAGAATCAGAGTCAAAATTGGAGACAGTGCCAGAGGCAGAGTCAATGTCAATGGTATTTGGAG GTATAGGCACTAATAAAGAACCAGTACCAAAGCCAGAGTCATTGCCAGCGTCAGATCTAGAGTCAGAACTAAAGCCAGTGTCAGCGGCAAAAACAGAACTAAGGCCAAAGCCAGAGTCAGTGTCAAAGCTAGAGTCAGAGCTAAAGCCAGTTCCAGCGCCAAAAGCAGAAATAAAGCCAGAGTCAGTGCCAAAGCTAGAGTCAGAGCTAAAGCCAGTGCCAGCGGCAAAGCCAGAGCCAGGGTCATTGCAAAAGCGAGAGTCGGAGTTAAAGCCAGTGCCAGCGCCAAAACCAGAACTAAAGCCAAAGCCAGAGTCAGTGCCAAAGCTAGAGTCAGAGCTAAAGCCAGTTCCAGCGCCAAAACCAGAACTAAAGCCAAGGCCAGAGTCAGTGCCAAAGCTAGAGTCAGAGCTAAAACTGGTGCCAGCGCCAAAGTCAGAACTAAAGCCAAAGCCAGAGTCAGTGCCAACGCAAGAGTCGGAGCTAAAGCCAGTTCCAGCGCCAAAACCAGAACTGAAGCCAAAGCCAGTGCCAAAGCTAGAGTCAGAGCTAAAACCGGTGCCAGCGCCAAAACCAGAACTAAGGCTAAAGCCAAAGTCATTGCCAAAGCCGGATCCAGGGTCATTGCAAAAGCGAGAGTCGGAGTTAAAGCCAGTGCCAGCGCCAAAACCAGAACTAAAGCCAAAGCCAGAGTCAGTGCCAAAGCCAGAGTCAGAGCTAAAGCCAGTTCCAGCGCCAAAGCCAGAGTCAAAGCTAGAGTCAGAGCTAAAACCGGTGCCAGCGCCAAAGTCAGAACTAAAGCCAAAGCCAGAGTCAGTGCCAACGCGAGAGTCGGAGCTAAAGCCAGTTCCAGCGCCAAAACCAGAACTGAAGCCAAAGCCAGTGCCAAAGCTAGAATCAGAGCTAAAATCGGTGCCAGCGCCAAAACCAGAACTAAGGCTAAAGCCAAAGTCAGTGCCAAAGCCGGAGCTAAAGCCGGTGCCAGCGCCAAAACCAGAACTAAAGCTAAAGCCAAAGTCAGTGCCAAAGCCAGAGCTAAAACCGGTGCCAGCGCCAAAGCCAGTGCCAAAGCGAGAGTCAAGACTAAAGCCGGTGCCAGCGCTAAAGCCAGTGCCAAAGCGAGAGTCAGGGATAAAACCGGTGCCAGCGCCAAAGCCAAATCCAGAGTCGGAGTCAGTGCCAAATCGAGAGTCAGAGCTACTTGAGCCAGTACCAGCACCAAAGCCAGAGTTGGAGTCGGTGTCGTCGAGGGTATTTGGAG AATTACCTAAGAAGAAATTTCAGACAATGTTGGTACAAGTATCTAATTGGTATGATGAGCATTGTTCACTTGATATGCTGAAGGTGTTTTGCAAAGATCTTGTAACACCTTACAGTGATCTACAGACGGCTGACACCACCATGAAGTTGTTTATTTCATTGAGACGTGCTGGTAATCTTACCGTAAACAACTTTAAAGTTCTTATCGATATCATCAATGTCACCAGTACCAAAGGTGCTCTTGAGGCTAACAAATATCTGAAGAACACGTTTGAAGAATCCGACCATCATGTAACAACTGTTACAACGTACCGACAGAAGCTGATAGATTTCGGCAAAATACTTTCCCAAGACAATGTAAGAAAGCTCATCCATCTAAACGATGTTTCTAGGAAACAACGTGACAACCAGTGGACTGTGATACTATATCTTGAAGAAAGGGGCATCCTAAGAGAAGATAGGTTGCTGTCATTTATTGAACATTTGAAAGAGAATAAGTTGGATGTTGCTGCAGAAAATTTAGAAAACTCAATTTGA